In Paenibacillus sonchi, a single genomic region encodes these proteins:
- a CDS encoding amino acid ABC transporter ATP-binding protein, whose amino-acid sequence MIAVKNLQKSFGKLEILKGIDLQIHKGEVVVVIGPSGSGKSTFLRCLNLLEQPTGGEITFEGASITDRKHDINVTREKMGMVFQQFNLFPHKTVLQNIMLAPLKVKKQQPPEAEKIALELLQTVGLADKRDAYPAQLSGGQKQRIAIARALAMQPHVMLFDEPTSALDPEMVGEVLEVMKKLAEDGMTMVIVTHEMGFAREVGDRILFMDGGIIVEEGDPSQVFGNPQHARTKDFLSKVL is encoded by the coding sequence ATGATCGCCGTTAAGAACCTGCAAAAAAGTTTTGGCAAGCTGGAAATTCTGAAGGGGATTGATCTGCAGATTCACAAAGGGGAAGTTGTCGTTGTTATCGGCCCCAGCGGCTCGGGCAAAAGCACCTTCCTGCGCTGCCTCAATCTGCTGGAGCAGCCTACAGGCGGCGAAATTACCTTTGAAGGGGCGTCCATTACAGACAGGAAGCATGATATCAACGTGACCCGGGAAAAAATGGGCATGGTCTTCCAGCAGTTCAACCTGTTCCCGCACAAAACCGTGCTGCAGAATATTATGCTGGCCCCGCTGAAAGTGAAAAAGCAGCAGCCTCCGGAAGCGGAAAAAATCGCCCTTGAGCTGCTGCAGACCGTCGGCCTTGCCGACAAACGCGATGCTTATCCGGCCCAGCTCTCCGGCGGGCAAAAGCAGCGGATTGCCATCGCCCGGGCGCTTGCCATGCAGCCGCATGTGATGCTGTTTGACGAGCCCACCTCGGCCCTGGACCCGGAAATGGTCGGCGAGGTTCTGGAGGTCATGAAGAAGCTGGCGGAAGACGGCATGACGATGGTGATTGTTACCCATGAGATGGGCTTTGCCCGTGAAGTGGGCGACCGCATTCTGTTCATGGACGGCGGCATTATTGTGGAGGAAGGCGATCCTTCTCAGGTATTCGGCAATCCGCAGCATGCCCGCACCAAGGATTTTTTAAGCAAAGTCCTATAG
- a CDS encoding dihydroorotate dehydrogenase electron transfer subunit, with translation MATVISNERLADGVYHLRVEGDYGGAMGQFYMLRAWGAFPLLSRPLSIHQVNDNGVEFLYHVVGEGTKILAELEPGDSLELEGPFGSGFPVVDGKVALVGGGIGIAPLYYCAQELPGSDIYLGFSREAFRTEAFRPLAAELTVNVGGLVLDSVDFTSYDHIFVCGPHPMLKAAQLKGIAAQAAGKRPNVYLSLENRMACGIGACLVCSVSCRDGQRKACADGPVFLAEEVIFHD, from the coding sequence GTGGCGACGGTGATTAGTAACGAGCGGCTGGCAGATGGAGTGTATCACCTTCGGGTCGAAGGGGATTACGGTGGTGCAATGGGGCAATTCTACATGTTGCGGGCATGGGGAGCCTTTCCACTGCTGTCCAGACCGCTAAGCATACATCAAGTTAACGATAACGGTGTGGAATTTCTGTATCATGTGGTGGGTGAGGGCACGAAGATTTTGGCTGAACTGGAGCCCGGAGATTCCCTGGAGCTCGAAGGGCCTTTTGGCAGCGGATTTCCGGTTGTAGACGGCAAGGTTGCATTGGTAGGCGGGGGAATCGGGATCGCCCCTCTGTACTACTGTGCGCAGGAGCTGCCGGGCAGCGATATTTATCTGGGCTTCAGCCGTGAGGCGTTCCGCACCGAGGCTTTTCGTCCTCTGGCCGCTGAATTGACAGTCAATGTGGGCGGCCTGGTGCTTGACAGCGTCGATTTTACCAGCTATGACCATATCTTTGTCTGCGGACCGCATCCGATGCTGAAAGCTGCGCAGCTGAAGGGGATAGCAGCACAGGCGGCTGGCAAAAGACCAAATGTGTATCTGTCCCTGGAGAACCGCATGGCTTGCGGAATCGGCGCCTGTCTCGTGTGCAGCGTCTCCTGCCGTGACGGACAGCGCAAGGCTTGTGCAGACGGTCCGGTATTCCTCGCGGAAGAGGTGATCTTCCATGATTAA
- a CDS encoding transporter substrate-binding domain-containing protein: MNKWGKLSLGMLLVAGLMTGCGNNNKENNAATGNSAPANSTTATKTLTLGTSADFPPYEFHKVVDGKDTIVGFDIEIAKEIAADMGAKLEIKDLSFDSLLNELSSGRVDMVISGLSPTPERAKAVGLSDIYYKAEQAVVVREADKDKFATMDSLKGIKLGVQTGSIQEDIAKGIEGAQLTSLGKISEIVLQLQSNRVDASIMEGPVAKSFVKNVKGLAITDAKPEVEDDGYVIGVKKGNDELLGQVNKTLARLNSEGKIDEYVAAASELAEK, from the coding sequence ATGAACAAATGGGGTAAACTTTCATTAGGAATGCTGCTCGTGGCAGGTCTTATGACCGGATGCGGCAACAATAACAAGGAAAATAACGCAGCTACCGGCAACAGTGCGCCTGCGAATAGCACCACTGCGACAAAGACGCTTACACTGGGAACCAGTGCCGATTTTCCTCCGTATGAATTCCACAAAGTGGTGGACGGCAAGGATACCATCGTGGGCTTTGACATTGAGATCGCCAAGGAAATTGCAGCGGATATGGGAGCTAAGCTGGAAATCAAGGATCTGTCCTTCGATTCCCTGCTGAATGAGCTCTCAAGCGGCAGAGTGGATATGGTGATTTCGGGCCTGAGTCCAACACCGGAACGGGCAAAGGCGGTAGGGCTGTCCGATATTTATTACAAAGCCGAACAAGCGGTGGTTGTGCGTGAAGCCGACAAGGATAAGTTTGCGACCATGGATTCCCTGAAGGGCATCAAGCTGGGCGTGCAGACCGGATCGATTCAGGAAGACATCGCCAAGGGGATTGAAGGCGCGCAGCTGACTTCGCTGGGCAAAATTTCCGAAATCGTGCTGCAGCTGCAGTCGAACCGTGTGGATGCCTCGATCATGGAAGGTCCGGTAGCCAAATCCTTCGTAAAGAATGTCAAGGGGCTGGCCATCACTGATGCCAAACCTGAGGTAGAGGATGACGGATATGTGATCGGTGTGAAGAAGGGCAACGACGAATTGCTGGGTCAGGTGAACAAGACGCTGGCCCGTCTGAACTCCGAAGGCAAAATCGATGAGTATGTTGCAGCCGCAAGCGAGCTGGCCGAGAAGTAA
- a CDS encoding PspA/IM30 family protein: protein MSIFKRLRDLTMSNVNAIIDKAEDPVKMTDQYIRDMTEDLEDAEKAVAAQIAIEKKFKQLYEEQEALVSKRNQQAHTAAQAGNADLARRALEEKKAAEAKLVEYKASFDQNKASADNLRGKLEEMRKQLTQMKNKRETLVARYNAAKAQTEINKAMSGFSSDSASAGLKRMEDKMLAAEAQAEASNEMSSGNKSLDDEFEKLGKDQAVEDELAALMKQYDKQ, encoded by the coding sequence ATGTCTATCTTTAAAAGATTACGTGATTTGACCATGTCCAATGTGAATGCGATTATCGACAAAGCGGAAGACCCGGTCAAAATGACGGACCAATACATTCGTGACATGACTGAAGATTTGGAGGATGCGGAAAAAGCTGTTGCAGCCCAGATCGCGATTGAGAAAAAGTTCAAGCAGCTCTACGAAGAACAGGAAGCGCTGGTAAGCAAACGCAATCAGCAGGCGCATACCGCTGCTCAGGCAGGCAATGCCGATCTGGCCCGCCGTGCTCTGGAAGAGAAGAAGGCTGCGGAAGCCAAGCTGGTAGAATACAAGGCAAGCTTTGACCAGAATAAGGCATCTGCGGATAATCTGCGCGGCAAGCTGGAGGAAATGCGCAAACAGCTTACCCAGATGAAAAACAAACGTGAGACGCTGGTTGCCCGTTACAATGCCGCCAAGGCCCAGACGGAAATCAACAAAGCCATGAGCGGATTCAGCTCCGATTCCGCCTCCGCAGGACTGAAACGGATGGAGGACAAAATGCTGGCCGCGGAAGCACAGGCTGAAGCCAGCAACGAGATGAGCTCCGGCAACAAATCGCTGGATGACGAATTTGAGAAGCTGGGCAAGGATCAGGCGGTAGAGGATGAATTGGCCGCGCTGATGAAGCAATACGACAAACAATAA
- a CDS encoding NADH:flavin oxidoreductase/NADH oxidase, producing MPDLFAPYELKALSLKNRVVMPPMCQYAVDKQDGIPNDWHFVHYVSRAVGGTGFIIVEMTGIHPDGRITNQDTGIWSDEHIAAYRRLTDAVHTQGARIAIQLGHAGRKAQDAEPPVAPSAIPFDAKSKTPRALSTEEIAGLIGAYREGARRAVEAGFDTVELHGAHGYLIHQFHSPLTNVREDEYGADPILFGEQVTRAVREVLPVEVPLLMRVSAKEYVEGGYNEDYALEFCRRYKAAGVDMFHVSSGGEGPVGSNGGPGAGPAYQVALAEYIRSGLQVPVIAVGRLESYEEAQSIVTGEKAELVAVGRGMLSDPYWALHAEEALGGVDKVNVPKPYERGVWKQK from the coding sequence ATGCCGGATTTGTTTGCACCCTATGAATTGAAGGCCCTGTCCTTAAAAAATCGAGTTGTAATGCCCCCTATGTGCCAATACGCTGTAGACAAGCAGGATGGAATCCCAAATGATTGGCATTTCGTTCATTATGTCAGCCGGGCTGTGGGCGGTACCGGATTCATTATTGTAGAGATGACCGGAATCCATCCGGATGGCCGGATCACCAATCAGGATACGGGAATCTGGAGCGATGAGCATATTGCAGCTTACCGGAGGCTGACCGATGCGGTACATACTCAAGGGGCCAGGATTGCCATCCAGCTTGGTCATGCCGGCCGCAAGGCCCAGGATGCGGAGCCTCCCGTTGCCCCGTCGGCCATTCCATTCGACGCTAAGTCCAAGACGCCCCGGGCGCTCAGTACAGAAGAGATTGCCGGGCTGATTGGGGCCTACCGTGAAGGCGCGCGGCGGGCAGTAGAAGCTGGCTTTGATACTGTTGAGCTGCATGGAGCACACGGGTATCTGATCCATCAGTTCCACTCGCCGCTGACGAATGTCAGAGAGGACGAATATGGGGCAGACCCGATTCTGTTCGGGGAACAGGTAACCCGTGCCGTACGTGAGGTGCTTCCTGTTGAGGTGCCGCTCCTTATGAGAGTATCCGCCAAAGAATACGTCGAAGGCGGATATAATGAAGACTATGCGCTTGAGTTCTGCCGCCGCTATAAGGCTGCTGGAGTGGATATGTTCCATGTGTCTTCAGGAGGCGAAGGACCCGTTGGATCAAACGGCGGACCTGGTGCTGGACCGGCTTACCAGGTCGCTCTTGCCGAGTACATCCGCAGCGGACTTCAGGTTCCTGTGATTGCTGTAGGGCGCCTGGAATCCTATGAGGAGGCGCAGTCGATTGTCACCGGGGAGAAGGCGGAGCTTGTCGCTGTGGGCCGGGGAATGCTGAGCGACCCCTATTGGGCACTGCACGCCGAAGAGGCGCTTGGCGGCGTAGATAAGGTGAATGTGCCCAAGCCATATGAACGCGGGGTCTGGAAGCAAAAATAG
- the glgA gene encoding glycogen synthase GlgA, translating to MKVLFAAAEAHPFVKTGGLADVIGALPKALKGVGVDVRVILPKYRGIPEKFVSQMEHVAALSVPVGWRNQYCGIETIIYDGIPVYFIDNEYYFGRDGIYGYMDDGERFSFFNRAVLECLETLDFQPDVLHCHDWHAAVIPMLLQAQYRHNPFYAEIRTVFTIHNLLYQGVFPYSVLGELLGLDDSYFLGVEYYGNVNFMKAGIVYSDHITTVSPTYSEEIRTAYYGYGLDGLLSSRADSLSGIVNGIDTKIYNPASDPQIYTRYRTNLAKKAENKIALQQELGLPVAPYIPLVAMVTRLVDSKGLDLLTRVLDELLYYDDIQFVLLGTGDEAYERWFREAGWRYPTKLSSQILFSDALSRKIYAASDLFLMPSKFEPCGIGQLLALRYGSIPVVRETGGLNDTVHSYNEETGEGNGFTFKDYNAHDMMYTLRRAVSFYHKPEHWKKVTKNAFAGDYSWNVSAQQYMDIYNRILEQS from the coding sequence ATGAAGGTTTTATTTGCTGCAGCCGAAGCTCATCCGTTCGTCAAAACAGGAGGGCTGGCCGATGTCATTGGAGCTTTGCCCAAGGCGCTGAAAGGCGTTGGTGTGGATGTGCGGGTGATTTTGCCGAAATACAGGGGAATCCCGGAGAAATTTGTCTCGCAAATGGAGCATGTTGCTGCTCTGAGTGTGCCGGTCGGCTGGCGCAACCAATATTGCGGCATTGAAACGATTATATATGACGGCATTCCCGTTTACTTTATCGATAACGAATATTATTTTGGGCGGGACGGCATTTACGGATACATGGACGATGGAGAGCGCTTTTCGTTTTTCAACCGGGCGGTGCTGGAGTGTCTGGAGACGCTTGATTTCCAACCGGATGTGCTGCATTGCCATGACTGGCATGCTGCAGTGATTCCGATGCTGCTGCAGGCCCAATACCGCCATAATCCGTTTTACGCTGAAATCCGGACCGTATTTACCATTCATAATCTGCTGTATCAGGGAGTATTCCCTTATTCTGTGCTTGGTGAGCTGCTGGGACTGGATGACAGCTATTTCCTGGGTGTGGAGTATTACGGCAATGTGAATTTCATGAAGGCGGGCATCGTCTACAGCGATCACATCACTACCGTCAGCCCGACCTATTCTGAAGAAATCCGTACAGCATATTATGGCTATGGACTGGATGGTTTGCTCTCTTCACGGGCGGACAGTCTGAGCGGGATTGTCAACGGCATTGACACGAAGATCTACAACCCGGCCAGCGATCCGCAAATCTATACCCGCTACCGTACCAATCTGGCCAAAAAAGCGGAGAACAAAATTGCATTGCAGCAGGAGCTGGGACTGCCGGTGGCCCCATACATTCCGCTGGTAGCGATGGTCACGCGTCTCGTCGACTCCAAAGGCCTGGACCTGCTAACCCGTGTGCTGGATGAGCTGCTCTATTATGATGATATTCAATTTGTCCTGCTGGGGACCGGTGATGAAGCTTATGAACGCTGGTTCCGTGAAGCCGGGTGGCGTTACCCGACCAAGCTTTCTTCGCAGATTCTGTTCAGTGACGCGTTGTCCCGCAAAATTTATGCGGCCAGCGATCTGTTCCTCATGCCGTCCAAATTCGAGCCTTGCGGAATCGGCCAGCTCCTGGCCCTGCGTTACGGCAGCATTCCGGTCGTCCGGGAAACCGGGGGGCTGAATGATACCGTTCATTCCTACAATGAAGAAACCGGAGAGGGCAATGGCTTCACCTTCAAGGATTACAACGCCCACGACATGATGTACACGCTCCGCCGGGCGGTGTCCTTTTACCACAAGCCCGAGCACTGGAAAAAAGTGACCAAAAACGCGTTTGCCGGTGATTACAGCTGGAATGTATCGGCACAGCAGTACATGGATATCTATAACCGCATTTTGGAACAGTCATAA
- a CDS encoding polysaccharide deacetylase family protein, with protein MKCLQMSLRLLILGSICITMHIPVSSAQPAAASPEIPGPILQLGSSQKPEANPKDERAIPAGSSSRSAAQSQKRTKTLTLSQLLRKYPETIKTRGPHRKQIALTFDDVPDPRFTPQVLDVLRRYHVHATFFIVGSRAEKHPELVARMIREGHTVGNHSYNHPQFGKISVNAFRTQIIRTENIIKTTAGYKPRLIRPPYGDISEPQLKWAKAHGYKLVNWNVDSLDWKGLSKSQVRNNIIANAGKGAIILQHGGGGRGSDLRGTIQALPEVISIMRNRGYTFVTVPQLLQISPKK; from the coding sequence ATGAAATGTCTGCAGATGAGCCTAAGGCTGCTCATTCTGGGGAGTATCTGTATAACAATGCACATTCCTGTGTCCTCCGCTCAGCCTGCAGCTGCCTCTCCGGAGATTCCAGGGCCGATTCTCCAGCTGGGCAGCAGCCAGAAACCAGAGGCCAATCCCAAGGATGAGCGAGCCATCCCCGCAGGTTCTTCTTCCCGCAGCGCGGCACAATCGCAAAAACGCACCAAAACACTTACCCTCAGCCAATTGCTCCGCAAATATCCTGAAACGATCAAGACCCGGGGGCCTCACCGGAAACAAATCGCCCTTACGTTCGATGATGTGCCGGACCCCCGGTTCACCCCGCAGGTGCTGGACGTTCTGCGCAGGTATCATGTACATGCCACGTTTTTTATTGTGGGCAGCCGGGCTGAGAAGCACCCGGAGCTTGTGGCAAGGATGATCAGGGAAGGCCACACCGTCGGCAATCATTCCTACAATCATCCGCAGTTCGGGAAAATCAGCGTAAATGCGTTCCGCACACAGATTATCCGCACGGAAAATATCATCAAGACAACGGCCGGTTATAAACCGCGGCTGATCCGCCCGCCCTACGGGGACATCAGCGAACCGCAGCTGAAATGGGCTAAAGCCCACGGCTACAAGCTGGTGAACTGGAATGTGGACTCGCTCGATTGGAAGGGGCTGTCCAAATCACAGGTGCGGAATAATATCATTGCCAATGCCGGCAAAGGGGCCATCATTCTGCAGCATGGCGGAGGCGGCCGGGGCAGCGATTTGCGGGGAACCATTCAAGCACTGCCGGAAGTGATCAGCATCATGCGTAATAGAGGTTATACCTTCGTTACCGTCCCGCAGCTGCTTCAGATCAGCCCAAAAAAATAG
- a CDS encoding 3D domain-containing protein, with protein sequence MKIKFGAVAALAAALGISTLVQAAPVQADSVHIAGEATTYYTLSNHYGISMDKIMNANPNIAANNIYPGLKLAIPGIVKAQALAAAEPAAKASGEASLLSVEPQTNTVQAWGKEYSYDKVLQVKATAYSSAVSENGKWGAVDYFGNPLKLGTIAVDPSVIPLGTKVLVTGYSHPGLPKQAFIATATDMGSAIKGNRIDIFIPGSQSYVADFGFQYVQLYMIE encoded by the coding sequence ATGAAAATCAAATTTGGAGCGGTTGCAGCATTGGCTGCAGCCCTTGGCATCAGCACATTGGTGCAGGCCGCACCTGTTCAGGCTGACAGCGTACATATCGCAGGAGAAGCTACTACCTATTATACCTTATCCAATCATTATGGCATAAGCATGGATAAGATTATGAACGCCAATCCCAATATTGCAGCCAATAATATTTATCCGGGCCTGAAGCTGGCCATTCCGGGGATTGTGAAGGCACAGGCCTTGGCTGCTGCCGAACCCGCAGCCAAGGCATCCGGAGAAGCCTCCCTTTTAAGTGTAGAGCCGCAGACCAACACCGTTCAAGCCTGGGGTAAGGAATACAGCTATGACAAAGTGCTTCAGGTCAAAGCAACAGCGTATTCTTCAGCGGTCAGCGAGAACGGCAAATGGGGGGCTGTGGACTATTTTGGCAACCCGCTGAAGCTGGGCACCATTGCAGTCGATCCCAGTGTGATCCCGCTTGGCACGAAAGTGCTCGTAACCGGCTATTCCCATCCGGGTTTGCCCAAGCAGGCGTTCATCGCAACTGCAACCGACATGGGCAGCGCGATCAAAGGAAACCGCATTGACATCTTTATCCCCGGCAGCCAAAGCTATGTTGCGGACTTCGGGTTCCAATATGTGCAGCTGTACATGATTGAATAG
- the ppk1 gene encoding polyphosphate kinase 1, translating into MNVNEEEKKNNHTSPATAYLNRDLSWIEFNRRVLQEAQDPDNPLMERAKFLAIVSSNLDEFISVRVAGIQDQIRAGYTKKDFTGYTPSGLYKRLIKRVSKIIADQYRTFRDISRSLHKEGIVFVDYEDLTPAQELSIEQYYRDIIFPVLTPMAVDQSRPFPLVHSQFIYLAVVLTRKDSQEEEPYFAILQIPSNLPRCIPLPHRSNSKKRQFVFIEDVIRHHIQTLFSGYDPVAVSEFRLTRNSDLTIDEEGAEDLLEEIEKELRKRRRGVPARLEVQKGIHPYALEQLQAEFELEDFVFEIDGPLDLGFLRGFAGSLKGFSYLHDAPIEPLYPAEFDENEDFFEVLRERDVLVYHPYESFDAMTDFITQASEDEQVMAIKMTLYRVSGNSPLISALAVAAESGKQVTVVVELKARFDEERNIAWARKLEQSGCHVVYGLVGLKTHAKITLIVRQEGPELRRYVHVGTGNYNDSTAKAYTDLSLFTANSEIGLDASELFNQMTGYSANHDWNAFVVAPTSMSLSLQKLILREAEHAAAGRPSRIIAKMNSLSNQEVIDNLYSAAQAGVPIDLIVRGVCCLRPGIEGLSERITVRSIVDRFLEHSRIYYFENGGNPEVYLSSADWMTRNLTRRIELMCPVKDPVIRKQIVKILEITLKDNVKSSFLQPNGYYERADDKKAPFRSQFAAMEVTRWKGSRALPSAPKHS; encoded by the coding sequence ATGAACGTGAACGAAGAAGAAAAAAAGAATAACCATACCAGCCCGGCAACCGCCTATCTGAACCGTGACTTAAGCTGGATCGAATTTAACCGCCGCGTACTCCAGGAGGCGCAGGACCCGGACAACCCGCTGATGGAGCGGGCCAAGTTCCTGGCGATTGTGTCCAGCAATCTGGATGAATTCATCAGTGTCCGCGTGGCAGGAATTCAGGATCAGATCCGGGCCGGCTATACCAAAAAGGATTTTACCGGCTATACCCCCTCCGGTCTCTATAAACGCCTCATCAAGCGGGTCAGCAAAATTATTGCCGATCAATACCGGACATTCCGTGACATCTCCCGCAGTCTGCACAAGGAAGGCATCGTGTTTGTGGATTATGAAGACCTGACACCGGCACAGGAGTTGTCCATTGAACAGTATTACCGGGACATTATATTCCCTGTTCTGACACCCATGGCGGTAGACCAGAGCCGTCCCTTTCCGCTGGTGCACAGCCAGTTCATCTATCTTGCCGTCGTGCTGACACGCAAGGACAGCCAGGAGGAAGAGCCATATTTTGCGATTCTGCAGATCCCTTCCAATCTGCCGAGATGCATTCCCCTTCCCCATCGTTCCAACAGCAAAAAACGGCAGTTTGTTTTTATAGAAGACGTAATCCGCCATCATATCCAGACGCTGTTCAGCGGTTATGATCCCGTTGCCGTAAGCGAATTCCGGCTAACCCGCAACTCCGACCTTACGATTGACGAGGAAGGTGCGGAGGACCTGCTTGAGGAGATTGAAAAGGAGCTGCGCAAACGCCGGCGGGGCGTCCCTGCCCGTCTGGAGGTCCAAAAAGGAATCCACCCTTATGCATTGGAGCAGCTGCAGGCTGAATTCGAGCTCGAGGATTTTGTCTTTGAGATTGACGGACCGCTGGATCTTGGTTTCCTGCGCGGCTTCGCCGGCAGCCTGAAGGGCTTCAGCTACCTGCATGATGCGCCGATTGAACCGCTCTACCCTGCCGAGTTTGATGAGAATGAGGACTTCTTCGAAGTGCTGCGCGAACGCGATGTGCTGGTGTACCATCCTTATGAATCCTTTGATGCGATGACCGATTTCATTACACAGGCCTCTGAAGATGAGCAGGTCATGGCAATAAAAATGACGCTGTACCGTGTCAGCGGAAACTCTCCGCTCATCAGTGCCCTCGCTGTCGCCGCTGAATCCGGCAAGCAGGTCACTGTCGTTGTCGAGCTGAAGGCACGCTTTGACGAGGAGCGCAATATCGCCTGGGCGCGCAAGCTGGAGCAGTCCGGCTGCCATGTCGTGTACGGGCTGGTTGGCCTGAAGACCCATGCGAAGATCACACTTATTGTCCGCCAGGAAGGGCCTGAACTGCGCCGCTATGTGCATGTGGGAACAGGCAACTACAACGACAGCACGGCCAAAGCCTACACGGACCTCAGCCTGTTCACAGCGAACAGCGAGATTGGTCTGGATGCTTCAGAGCTGTTCAACCAGATGACAGGCTATTCGGCCAATCATGACTGGAATGCCTTCGTTGTGGCCCCGACCAGCATGAGCCTGTCGCTGCAAAAGCTGATTCTGCGGGAAGCTGAACATGCCGCTGCCGGGCGTCCATCCCGGATCATCGCCAAAATGAACTCTCTGTCGAACCAGGAGGTCATTGACAATCTGTACAGCGCCGCCCAGGCAGGAGTGCCTATTGATCTGATTGTGCGCGGTGTCTGCTGCCTGCGGCCGGGGATAGAAGGCCTAAGCGAGCGGATCACGGTCCGCAGTATTGTAGACCGTTTCCTGGAGCATTCCCGGATCTATTATTTCGAGAATGGCGGCAATCCTGAGGTCTACCTGTCCAGCGCCGATTGGATGACACGCAATCTGACGCGGCGCATTGAACTGATGTGCCCGGTGAAGGACCCGGTAATCCGCAAGCAGATTGTCAAAATTCTTGAGATCACTCTCAAGGATAATGTGAAATCCAGCTTTTTGCAGCCGAACGGATATTATGAACGTGCAGACGACAAAAAGGCCCCTTTCCGGAGCCAGTTCGCTGCTATGGAGGTTACGCGTTGGAAGGGAAGCCGAGCTTTACCTTCAGCCCCCAAACATTCCTGA
- a CDS encoding DUF4178 domain-containing protein produces MSIWKRIGNIFSKPEAPAAPKSMLDLSPGDICEVSLVTYEVTGRTQTSGRNAVVLTLRDGSSIGYLYIEQREQLQYALYQPIDGRLDNPAEVPATLELDDYTYYLEEEYEGYASVTGQTPYTNGGQQHVWQYQSDESRLLRVEWQNGRFMLYEGEKVIPGDVKVIRA; encoded by the coding sequence TTGAGTATTTGGAAACGTATTGGTAATATTTTCTCCAAACCTGAGGCTCCGGCTGCACCCAAAAGCATGCTGGACTTGTCCCCGGGCGATATTTGCGAGGTGTCTCTGGTAACCTACGAGGTAACTGGGCGAACGCAAACCAGCGGCCGCAATGCTGTGGTATTGACTTTGCGCGACGGCAGCAGCATTGGGTATCTGTATATAGAACAAAGAGAGCAGCTCCAGTACGCATTGTATCAGCCGATTGACGGGCGTCTGGATAATCCTGCCGAGGTGCCGGCTACCCTGGAGCTGGATGATTACACGTATTATCTGGAAGAGGAATATGAAGGATATGCCTCCGTCACCGGTCAGACTCCTTATACGAACGGCGGGCAGCAGCATGTCTGGCAATACCAGTCCGATGAGTCCCGGCTGCTTCGGGTAGAGTGGCAGAATGGCCGGTTTATGCTGTATGAAGGTGAAAAAGTCATTCCTGGAGACGTTAAAGTCATCCGGGCCTAG
- a CDS encoding DUF350 domain-containing protein, translating to MDFHILVSMVVWTVSGSVLLCVLMYVDSLFTRYNDLEEIKAGNMAVTMRFVLKLLAQGYILSSSIASSNSLGDALVVSIVSFVLLFFLEKIVRLLLFTWAKLDLDHGTQLGKIGYGVLAGSLHVTGALIIAAFIRG from the coding sequence ATGGATTTCCATATTCTGGTGTCCATGGTGGTATGGACGGTGAGCGGCTCGGTACTGCTATGTGTGCTGATGTACGTGGATTCGCTTTTTACCCGTTATAACGATTTGGAAGAGATCAAAGCAGGCAATATGGCGGTTACCATGCGGTTTGTGCTTAAGCTGCTGGCGCAAGGCTATATTCTATCGTCCTCCATTGCTTCTTCCAACAGTTTGGGGGATGCACTGGTGGTCTCCATAGTTTCCTTTGTTCTTTTATTTTTCCTGGAAAAAATAGTGCGTCTGCTCCTGTTCACCTGGGCGAAGCTGGATCTGGACCATGGCACCCAACTGGGCAAAATCGGCTACGGCGTGCTGGCAGGCTCCCTTCATGTGACCGGTGCATTGATTATTGCGGCTTTTATTCGAGGTTAG